The DNA segment GGCTCAAGAACGGGCTGCGCAAGACGGGCACCAGCATCGCCACCGTCTTCACCGGCACGCAGATCAGCGATGCGCTCTACGATGAACTCGAAGAGGCGCTGCTGATGGCGGACACGGGCGTCAAGGCCACCGAACACCTGCTGCAGGATCTCCGGCAGCGCGTGAAGGAAGCGAGGGCCACCGATCCCGCGGCGGTCAAGGGACTGCTTGCCGATGCCCTGGCGGACCTGCTGCGCCCGCTCGAGAAGCCCCTCGAGATCGGACGCCACACGCCCACCGTGATCATGGTGGCGGGCGTCAACGGTGCCGGCAAGACCACCTCCATCGGCAAGCTCACCAGGCACCTGGCCACCGAAGGCGCCGCGGTCCTGCTGGCGGCGGCCGACACCTTCCGGGCCGCCGCGCGCGAGCAGCTCGGCGTGTGGGCCGACCGCAATACCGTGGAAATCGTGAGCCAGGAGGGCGGCGATCCGGCCGCCGTGAGCTTCGATGCCGTGAGCGCCGGCAAGGCACGCGGCAAGGACGTGGTGCTGGTGGACACGGCGGGCCGGTTGCCGACACAGCTCCACCTGATGCAGGAACTGCAGAAGATCAAGCGCGTCATCACCAAGGCCGATGGCACGGCGCCGCACGAGGTGCTGCTGGTGATCGACGGCAACACGGGCCAGAACGCACTCGCGCAGGTGCGGGCCTTCGACGACGCACTGCAGCTCACCGGCCTCATCGTCACCAAGCTCGACGGCACGGCCAAGGGCGGCGTGCTGGCAGCCATCGCGCAGGAGCGCCCCATACCTGTGTATTTCATCGGCGTCGGCGAAAAGCTGGAAGACCTGGAAACCTTCAGCGCCCGCGAGTTCGCGCAGGCGCTGCTCGCTTGAGGCAGGGTCCACCCGGGAAACGGAGCTTGGGGCAGATTCCCGGCGAAGCTTCGTCAGTTGGACCAGCCGCCGTCGATCAGGTGGATGGCGCCGGTAGTGAAGGACGACTCGTCGCTCGCCAGGTACACCACGAGCGCGGCCACCTCCTCGGGGCGCCCCACGCGGCCGGTCGGCTGCCGTGCCACGAAGGCGGCCCGGACTTCGGCCTCGCCGGCGCCGGAGCGCGCGGCCTGCTCCCGGATGCGCCCCCGCAGCGAGGGTGACTCGATGGTGCCCGGGCAGATGGCGTTGCAGCGGATCCCCTTCTGCACATAGTCGGTCGCCAGCGGCTTCGTCAGACCGATCACCGCGCCCTTGGAGGCGCCATAGGCGAACCGGTTGGGCACACCCTTCACGCTGGACGCCGCCGAGGCCATGTTGATGATGCAGCCACCGCCCCCTGCCAGCATGGATGGCAGGTAGGCGCGGATGGTGCGGTACATGGACTTGACATTCAGGTCGAAAGTGAAGTCCCATTCCCCTTCCTCGCACGCCAGGATGTCGCCTTGGTGCACGTAGCCCGCGCAGTTGAACAGCACGTCCACCCGGCCCGTGTGCCGGGCGAAGGCGTTGACCGCCTCGCTGTCCAGCACGTCCAGGCGGGCCGTTCGCAGAGATGCGCAGCCCTCGGCCGCGGCTTCGGCCGCGAGTTGGGACAGCGCCTGGTCATTGATGTCCGTGGCCCAGACCTCGGCCCCCTCGCGGACCATCGCCAGGGCGCTGGCCCTGCCTATACCCTGGCCCGCCGCAGTGACCAGGACGGTTTTTCCTTGCAGACGTTGCATCGAAACTCCTTCGGAAAAAGCCGAACCCTGTTCGGCAAAAATAATCCCCCCTCCCCGAGCGGCGCCATGTCCATCGACAAAAGGTACCGATTCCACCGGCGCCCGCAATATGCTCACCCTGAGCGGCCAGAGCAATACATCGCTATGAAAAATCTATTTATCTGAAACATAATAAATTTCGAACCTTCGTTCCGACGAGTGTCCATTTCCGGCAATCCTCCCCGTTGAATAATCCGGCCCTCGCAATCAACGAGCCGGGGATCCGTGCACGAGATATTCATTACCGCAGCCCCGGTGGGCGCTGTGCCGCGCAGCATCGAGCCGCTGGGGCCGAAATACCTTTCCGCAGCACTGGTGCGGCATATCGGCGGCCTGGAAGCGGCACTCGAGAGCCGCAACGGATGGGAGCCCGTGGCGCCGGGTGGCCTGCTGGCGAGCGAATCCACCCGGATTCCGATGGGTGCGGATTTCCTCCGGGCCATCGCCCCCACGGCGGAGTGGCTCGAACGCTGGCGCCGCGAGGCCGGCCTGCGCGCGCGGGATGGCGTCTTCCAGTACCACCCGGACGGCCCGGTCCTGCGGCAGCTGGATGCGGCATGGTTCGCCAGGATCGGCTCCGAAAAAGCCTCGAGGGAGCTGGTGGTGCACCTGACGGGCCAGGGCTGGACCAGCGACGAAAATGGCGGGCTGGCGTGGCCGCATGCCGGCG comes from the Paracidovorax avenae ATCC 19860 genome and includes:
- the ftsY gene encoding signal recognition particle-docking protein FtsY; this encodes MFSFFKKKPTPAPAAETPSPVPADIAPALPDAMPVSMPAVPEAGPAAAEAPGTSGAPGAFGWLRNPFARPPAPQDPTAPVPPQPGPVAAPMPAVPSPTAAPLPVPQAPELLPATTPPAMAATASEPLPEAGQERKGWLDRLKNGLRKTGTSIATVFTGTQISDALYDELEEALLMADTGVKATEHLLQDLRQRVKEARATDPAAVKGLLADALADLLRPLEKPLEIGRHTPTVIMVAGVNGAGKTTSIGKLTRHLATEGAAVLLAAADTFRAAAREQLGVWADRNTVEIVSQEGGDPAAVSFDAVSAGKARGKDVVLVDTAGRLPTQLHLMQELQKIKRVITKADGTAPHEVLLVIDGNTGQNALAQVRAFDDALQLTGLIVTKLDGTAKGGVLAAIAQERPIPVYFIGVGEKLEDLETFSAREFAQALLA
- a CDS encoding SDR family oxidoreductase translates to MQRLQGKTVLVTAAGQGIGRASALAMVREGAEVWATDINDQALSQLAAEAAAEGCASLRTARLDVLDSEAVNAFARHTGRVDVLFNCAGYVHQGDILACEEGEWDFTFDLNVKSMYRTIRAYLPSMLAGGGGCIINMASAASSVKGVPNRFAYGASKGAVIGLTKPLATDYVQKGIRCNAICPGTIESPSLRGRIREQAARSGAGEAEVRAAFVARQPTGRVGRPEEVAALVVYLASDESSFTTGAIHLIDGGWSN